The stretch of DNA GGTCTGGTGGCAGTCAACGCCGGGGGGCGAGTACAACCTGGCCCAACGCGCTCCAGCCCGCACGAGGGATTCCGGGCTGTATTCCTTCTTCGACCCGAACAACTGGGAGATGCTGATCAAGGTGCTGGACGGTTGCGCGGTGAACGGGCAGCACTGGGTGTACGCGGCGTCCGCCACCGACCTGGGCTTCCAGATCCGGGTGACGGACACGGAGACGCACGCGAGGTGGTTGTACACGAAGCAACCCGGGAAGCCGGCGGAAGCGGTTACAGATTCCGAGGCGTTCCCGGACGCCTGCCGGCGCTAGGTGCTCAGCGGGGAAGTAGGGGTCATGCCCGGTTCACCCGCTCGCTAGCGCTGGCCCACCTTCGCCGCACGCGGCGGGACGCTGTTCCAGAGCCACTGCGCTTCTTCCTGCAGCGTACGTGCAAATCGGCCGCCGCCTGCCTGGAGGCGTCGCCACTCGTCCTGTGTGTAGACGATCAGGTCGGTTGGAACCGGGAGGGAGTCCGTTCGCCAGTCGATCGCTCGCTCCATCGACCGGCGGTGGTCGGATGCGACGATGAGAATCAGGTCCAGGTCGCTGCCGAAGCCTGCGTCGCCACGAGCGTAGGAGCCGAAGTAGCCGAGCGCGAGCAGGTCGTCCCGGCGTCTGGCGGCTGCCGCGCCCCAGGCGTTCAGGGCGTCGAGAACCGTCTCAGAGCTCGGCCAGTGCTTGACGGACGAAGTCGTGGATGTGACCGGCAAGACGAATCCCCAGTTCGCTGTGGATCGGACCGTAGTGTTCGAACGGCGCTCCCTCTTCATGGCCGTTCGGGTACCTCGCGGGAATGTAGAAGCCGTCGAGGGTGATTCCCGCTTCCACCAGCTCGTCGGGCACGGTCATCGGCAGATCGGCCAGAAGGCTGACGATGGCGTGCCCCCAGGCTTCCTGCCTGTGCGCCAGATGAAGCGCCTTGACGGCCTTCTCGGCCGACTGGTGCGCCGCGAAGCAGGCCCAATCGTGCCGTTCGTCGCTCCGCGCGGCTTCAGCGTGCTTCAGGTCGTGCCGAGCCTGGTTCCACCAGTCCTGCCACTGCTGCGCCATTCGTGACTCCTGAGAGGCAGTCTACTCGGGTGCGCTCCGATCGAGCGCCGGCGAGGCCGGAGGACGCCGTGACGGGTCGCCAGGGCGGCCGGAGAGTTGCGGCGGCACGCTTGTGTCTTGACCCCGGCCCATACATGGTCTATGTTGGACCATGTTCGACGAGAGGAACCACCCGTGAACGCAGAGCAGACCGATTCGCCAAGAGCCTGGACAGTCGCCGAGGCGAAGGCGCGTCTGTCGGAGATCCTCCGGCTCGCGGAGCAAGAGGGACCCCAGCAAATCGGTAGACGGAACACGTTCGTCGTTGTACCGAAGCGGGAGTGGGATCAGCGCTCTGCGCCGCAGAAGCCGCTCGGGCAGTGGCTTGTCGAGAACGTGCCCAGGGGGCTGGAACTCGAACTCCCCGACCGGAAGAACGAGCCTGAGCGCGAGATCCCCTTCCAGGGCGACGAGTGGGATTGGGATTGAGGGGGTTCCTGCTCGACACGAACGTCGTCTCGGAGTTGGCGAAGTCGGCGCCGGAACTCCAGGTCGTGGCGTTCCTGAACTCCAGAGACGACCTTTGGCTTTCGACCATCGTCGTTCACGAACTCCACTTCGGGTTGCGGTTGCTTCCCACGGGGCGCCGCCGGCGCGAACTCGGGAACGTGCTGTCCGCCATCGTTACGGAGCACGACAACCGCCTTCTCGGTGTCGGGCGCCGTGTGGCTCAGCATGCGGCGACGCTGCGCGCCCAGGCGCGCCGCGCAGGCCGGACCGCGGGTCTCGCGGATGCGCTCATCGCGGGAACGGCGACTGTGCACCACCTGACGGTTGCGACCAGGAACGTCTCCCACTTCCGAAGTCTGGGCGTCGATGTCGTCAGTCCGTGGGAACCTCTGACCGGTTAGGGGCTCGTGTCGGACCCCGCGACGCGACGCCGTGCGGAGCTACTCCGCGAGCGACAACACCAGCCGCACCAGGTCCGCCTGCCGGGAGATGGACTGCTTCTGACGGCCGCCCACGGAGGCGCCTGCCGGATCGAACTGCCGCATGCCCTGTGACACGGGATCTTCATCTGTGGGATAGAATCGCCGCGCTTCGACAAGTTCTGCAAATCCGTCGCTCCGCGGGCCGCTGGACGAAGGGGTCGGTGCGGCCTTCGGCGGGCAGCTTTGGGAGTAGGTTGTGGCCGTCAGGATGAACGATACGCTGCTCGAGCTGATCGAGGGCGACATCACGGAACTGGAAGTCGACGCGATCGTCAACCCCGCGAACGAGGACCTTCAGCTTGGCGGCGGCGTCGCGGGCGCCGTCCGCAAGAAGGGCGGCACCTCGATTCAGGACGAGTGCAACCGGATCGGCGGCACCCCGGTCGGCACCGCGGTGATGACCGGCGCCGGCACGCTGAAGGCGAGGCAGGTCATCCACGCCGTCGGCCCCCGGATGGGCGAGGGCGACGAGGATCGCAAGCTCGCCGCCGCGGTCAGGGCGTCGCTCGCCCTGGCCGATCGCAACGGCCAGCGCACGATCGCCATCCCGGCGATCTCCACCGGCGTGTTCGGCTACCCGGTCGACCGCTGCGCCCGCATCCTGCTGACGGAGGTCCACCGCTACCTCCAGGGCGGCACGAAGCTGGAACGCGTCGTCGTCTGCCTGCACGGCGACCAGAACTACCAGACGTTCCGGAACGAACTCCGCCGCGGCTTCCGCTAGCCAGTTGAGCCGGAACGCACAGCCGCTCCACGTGGCCTTCACGGCCACGCCGGAGATCTACGCGACCGACAGCAAGGGAGCGTTCGTCTACCCGTTGACGCACGAGCAGGGCGAGCGCCTGGACACGCATCGCTTCGACGAGATGCGGTTCGTCGTCTCGGTGTGGCACCCGCGCGAGGGCAAGAACATCGACCTGGACAAGGCGTACCTCGAGCTGCGGGCGAACTTCGCGGAGAACGGTCACTGGACGCGGCTCGCCGAGCTTGAACCGGTCGTGTCGCCGTACCAGCGGGGCGAGACGTTCGACGGCTGGATCGTCCTGCCGGTGCTGTCGGGCGACACGGCGCTGCGGCTGCACGGCGGGGGCTTCCAGCCCCGGGCGCGGGTGCAGATCCGGGCATCGGCGTACTTCGTGGCGTAGGCGGTGCCGGCATGACGCGTCAGGAGTTGTTGACGCGCCTCGCGCAGCGGAACGATCGCCGGATCGTCCTGCTGGTGCTCGACGGCGTCGGCGATCTGCGCACCGCCGCCCAGCCGCGGACGGCGCTCGAAGAGGCACGCACTCCGAACCTGGACAGTCTGGCGGCACGGTCGGCGCTGGGCCGCCTGGTGCCGGCGGGGCCGGGGATCACGCCCGGCAGCGGGCCGGGCCACCTGGCCCTGTTCGGCTACGAGCCCGCTTCGCCGGATGCGGACATCGGCCGCGGCGTGCTGGAGGCGCTGGGCCTTGGCCTGGACGTGGCGCCGGACACGGTGGTGGCGCGGGGGAACTTCGCCACCGTCGACGGGGAGGGCCTGCTGCTGGATCGGCGCGCCGGGCGGATCCCGACGGCGGAGTGCGAGCGAATCTGCGGGCTGCTCGCCCGGCGGATCGAGGCGGCGGGCGGGGTGCTCGGCGATGGCGTCGAGGTCGAGGTTCATGCGGGTGAGGCGTATCGGTTCGTGTTGCTGTTCCGGGCGGCCGAGGGGACGGCGGCGCTCGAGGCGGGGATCGCGGACACGGACCCGCAGCAGCTCGGCGTGCGGCCGCTGCCGGTCGAGGCGAGCGGCGGCGCGGGCGCGAGCGGCTCGGGCGAGGCGGCTCGGGAGACGGCAGGGCGGATCGCGCCGGTCGTCGAGGCGCTGCAGCGGGAGCTGCGGTCCGAAGAGCGCGCGAACGCGTTCCTGCTCCGGGGCTTCTCCAGGCTGCCGGCGCTTCCGGGCGTGGACGAACTCCACCGCCTGCGGCCCGCCGCTCTGGCCGGGTATCCCCTGTATCGGGGCGTGGCGAAGGCCTGCGGCATGGACGTGGTCGACTGCGGCAAGTCCTTCGACCAGGTGCTCGACCGGCTCGCGGAGTGCTGGGCGGACTTCGACTACTTCTTCCTCCACGTGAAGGGCACCGACATGGCCGGCGAGGACGGCGACCTCGCCGCCAAGGTCGGCGTGATCGAGGAGGTCGACGCGCTGCTGCCGCGCCTGCTGGAGCTGGGCCCCGACGTGCTGGCGATCACCGGCGACCACTCGACCCCGGCGCCGATGAAGGCCCACAGTTGGCACGCAGTGCCGCTGCTTCTGTCGTCGGAGTGCTGCTTCGTGGACGACTGCGCCCGGTTCACCGAGGCCGAGGCTATCCGGGGCTCCGTCGGCACGATCCCGTCGAGCGAGTTGATGGGGCTGTTGCTGGCGAACGCCGGGAAGCTGGCGAAGTTCGGCGCCTAGCTTGGCTATGGCTATAGTCGGAAGCGGATTGGCGCGGATCGTGTCTGGTTCCCGCGCCGCGAAACGACGAGAGGTAGGGATGCGATGAAGAACAATCGAACCGTAGCCGCATGGGCCTTGTGTTGCCTTGCCCTGGCGTTTGCACCGGCGCCCTTAGCGTCTCAGTTTCTGGACGCTCCGGCGGATGAACTCCACACGGCGCCCTGGTTTGCGGATCTTCGCGGGACGAGCAACATGAATGCCCGGCTCAACGGCCATGGAGGTGGATTCGTGGCTCAGGCCCTCCGGAATGCCGCCGACGACGGCTGGGCGGCGGTCACGTACTCCTACACGTGCGGCGGCACGACCCTCGCGCAGGAGGCGGCGCCGGACGCCGGGAGCGGCCTGGTGGCGGTTCTCGTCGACTGCGAGTCCGACACGACGCAGGACTCGGTCGATCTCCGCGTGCACGGCATCGAGAGCGGCGGCTGGTACTGGGTCTTCCGTCCGGTCGGGACCGACGTAGCCGCCGCCGCGGCGCCGCTGATCCGGATGGATGTGCTGGCCCAGGCGCCGCGGCAGCTTCCGCTGGAGCCCAACGTGGCGCAGATTCAGGCCGAGCGGCACGAGGTCATGGTCGATGACGACGGCCGCGGCTCCGGCGGCGCGACCCTGTTCACGGACGACGCGAACCGGCTGTTCGACGTTCTTCCTCACCCGGCCGCCGCGTTGCCCCCCGCGCCCTGTTCCGGAGAGTTCCTGGACATGGACGCCACGGACGAGGATTGCGGCCTGGGCATGGCGGACGACTGGCGACTGACGCTCGCGGACGGGGATGGCGATCCGCTCTCCGGCGCGGTGGTTCGGCCTGTCTCGACGGGCGCCTCCGTGCCCGTTGCCGCGACTCTCTCGATCGCGACGGGTCATCTCGTGGGTACCGGCTGCGCACCGACGGCTATGGTCGAACTGACCGGCGGAATGACCGGCAGTACGCCCCTGAATCTCCCCGGTGCGGTCGATATCGGCGGGGCTACCTCGGCCTCGGCGAATGCGGACGAGTGCCCGGCCGCCGCACTCACCTTCTCGTGGACGATCGACGTGGAGGCCGACACGACCCGCTGCGCGGCGGGCAACGCGGACAGGGGAACCGCCCAGACGGTTCGGGTGACGGCGACGGACCTCACCTCGACCAGGCCCACTCTGGCTGACGATCTGTTCCAGGAGTTCGAGGTCGTGTGCGGCGCTGCGCCGTCCGCGGCGCCGACGGCGGGCCGGGAACTGGTGCCGGACCCCGTCGGGAGTTCCTGATCAAGGTCGCCGGCCTTCGGCCGGCGGCTGTGTTGTTCGGGCTTCGCCGCTCCGCGGCTACGCCCGGAGCGGACCAGAAGGTCCGCGCACCCAGAGCACCGCTCCGGTGTGGCGCACTTCTCTACATGCGGATGACATAACGCCGCTGCGAGCTCAGCCCAACTGCAGTAGAGAACCACAACAGGGCCATGCCCGTTCTCTGGGTGCGCGGACCTTCTGGTCCGCTTGCCGCCGAAGGCGGCTAGGTAACGCGCCGGCCGAAGGCCGGCACTCTACTCTGGGGCGCCCGGATCTTGGGGATGCGCGGAGTCCTTACCGGTTGGCCCCCGGAGGTGTAGGAGAGATGGTCCTCGTCACGATGGGCATCTCCACGGTGGGCAACGCTGGTTCGCCGGCCTTCTTGACCAGGTAGCCGTGACCTTCGGTTCCGGTTCGCCAAACCTGCCTGTAGCCCTCGTAGTCGGCCGCCAACTCGTCGTCGTAGACGCCGATGAGTTCAGCGCCGTGTATCAGGAGGTACCGG from Acidobacteriota bacterium encodes:
- a CDS encoding nucleotidyltransferase domain-containing protein — translated: MPVTSTTSSVKHWPSSETVLDALNAWGAAAARRRDDLLALGYFGSYARGDAGFGSDLDLILIVASDHRRSMERAIDWRTDSLPVPTDLIVYTQDEWRRLQAGGGRFARTLQEEAQWLWNSVPPRAAKVGQR
- a CDS encoding HEPN domain-containing protein, with product MAQQWQDWWNQARHDLKHAEAARSDERHDWACFAAHQSAEKAVKALHLAHRQEAWGHAIVSLLADLPMTVPDELVEAGITLDGFYIPARYPNGHEEGAPFEHYGPIHSELGIRLAGHIHDFVRQALAEL
- a CDS encoding type II toxin-antitoxin system prevent-host-death family antitoxin, encoding MNAEQTDSPRAWTVAEAKARLSEILRLAEQEGPQQIGRRNTFVVVPKREWDQRSAPQKPLGQWLVENVPRGLELELPDRKNEPEREIPFQGDEWDWD
- a CDS encoding type II toxin-antitoxin system VapC family toxin, whose translation is MGLRGFLLDTNVVSELAKSAPELQVVAFLNSRDDLWLSTIVVHELHFGLRLLPTGRRRRELGNVLSAIVTEHDNRLLGVGRRVAQHAATLRAQARRAGRTAGLADALIAGTATVHHLTVATRNVSHFRSLGVDVVSPWEPLTG
- a CDS encoding macro domain-containing protein, which translates into the protein MNDTLLELIEGDITELEVDAIVNPANEDLQLGGGVAGAVRKKGGTSIQDECNRIGGTPVGTAVMTGAGTLKARQVIHAVGPRMGEGDEDRKLAAAVRASLALADRNGQRTIAIPAISTGVFGYPVDRCARILLTEVHRYLQGGTKLERVVVCLHGDQNYQTFRNELRRGFR
- a CDS encoding 2,3-bisphosphoglycerate-independent phosphoglycerate mutase, with the protein product MTRQELLTRLAQRNDRRIVLLVLDGVGDLRTAAQPRTALEEARTPNLDSLAARSALGRLVPAGPGITPGSGPGHLALFGYEPASPDADIGRGVLEALGLGLDVAPDTVVARGNFATVDGEGLLLDRRAGRIPTAECERICGLLARRIEAAGGVLGDGVEVEVHAGEAYRFVLLFRAAEGTAALEAGIADTDPQQLGVRPLPVEASGGAGASGSGEAARETAGRIAPVVEALQRELRSEERANAFLLRGFSRLPALPGVDELHRLRPAALAGYPLYRGVAKACGMDVVDCGKSFDQVLDRLAECWADFDYFFLHVKGTDMAGEDGDLAAKVGVIEEVDALLPRLLELGPDVLAITGDHSTPAPMKAHSWHAVPLLLSSECCFVDDCARFTEAEAIRGSVGTIPSSELMGLLLANAGKLAKFGA